A stretch of Salarias fasciatus chromosome 23, fSalaFa1.1, whole genome shotgun sequence DNA encodes these proteins:
- the nphs2 gene encoding podocin: MVLTAEPPASMQRSFDVQISHPLPRREKETDTSPKNPRQRAPKSSRYPEAQGRKGRRQKEKPEMKEVKMEQDKELKLKPTVVDIDSVRDEVKEETLRLLEAAEQEDGLKRKNLDVFEWLLMVIALVLVLLFLPVSIWFCIKIVREHERAVIFRLGHLLCGRPRGPGLLFYLPLLDVCHIVDVRLKMLRVSPHGVVTKDLVRPELSAVCFYQIENLALCSAALSSLTMVLQSLVQAAIRDIFAQHTFIYTLQHRRRIGEQIRTTVDAVACRWGIRVERADIDELSFPVELQQTAFAEAESRRQQQAGVKATESEIAAWEGFRASLRFLHPALVLPLPPDLLNLNTDVSSLPPPPPPAVDTEEGMTMGESETDSPMM, encoded by the exons ATGGTACTCACTGCTGAACCTCCAGCCAGCATGCAAAGGTCCTTTGACGTCCAAATCAGCCACCCACTGCCCAGGAGGGAGAAGGAAACTGATACATCCCCAAAGAATCCACGCCAGAGGGCTCCTAAGTCAAGTCGCTATCCAGAAGCCCAAGGGAGGAAAGGTCGGAGGCAAAAGGAGAAGCCAGAGATGAAGGAGGTGAAGATGGAACAGGACAAAGAACTGAAGTTGAAACCCACTGTGGTGGACATTGATAGTGTGCGAGACGAAGTCAAAGAGGAAACTCTGAGACtcctggaagcagcagagcaggaagacg GTCTGAAGCGCAAAAACCTGGATGTCTTTGAGTGGCTGCTGATGGTCATTGCCTTGGTTCTAGTGCTCCTTTTTCTCCCTGTTTCCATCTGGTTCTGCATCAAA ATTGTGAGGGAACACGAGAGAGCCGTAATCTTCAGACTGGGGCACTTACTTTGTGGAAGGCCGAGGGGTCCAG GCCTGCTGTTCTATCTTCCTCTACTTGATGTGTGCCACATAGTCGACGTCCGTCTGAAAATGCTCCGGGTCTCTCCTCATGGG GTTGTAACAAAGGATCTGGTGAGACCAGAGCTGAGCGCTGTATGCTTCTACCAGATAGAGAACCTGGCTCTGTGCAGTGCAGCGCTATCCAGTCTGACCATGGTGCTGCAGAGTCTTGTCCAAGCAGCCATCAGGGACATTTTTGCCCAGCATACATTCATCTACACCCTGCAGCACAGGCGGAGAATCGGAGAGCAAATACGAACAACAGTTGATGCTGTTGCATGTCGCTGGGGCATCAGGGTGGAGAGAGCCGACAT AGATGAGCTCAGTTTTCCTGTGGAGTTACAACAGACTGCCTTTGCTGAGGCTGAGTCCAGGAGACAACAGCAGGCTGGA GTAAAAGCAACAGAGAGCGAGATCGCTGCCTGGGAAGGCTTTCGGGCGTCTCTTCGCtttctccaccctgctctggtccttcctctccctccagaTCTTCTCAACCTGAACACTGACGTCTCTTCTCTgccaccgcctccacctcctgctgtggATACAGAGGAAGGGATGACCATGGGGGAGTCAGAGACAGACTCGCCAATGATGTGA